The following coding sequences are from one Virgibacillus necropolis window:
- a CDS encoding macro domain-containing protein — translation MNFPTKNKWGAKSKLEYVEKGLDELVPLMEKLGIQLIAIPPLGSGNGGLVWSEVKKLIEEKLTAVDEKV, via the coding sequence ATGAATTTTCCTACTAAAAATAAGTGGGGAGCAAAGTCCAAGCTGGAATATGTAGAAAAAGGACTGGATGAGCTCGTACCATTAATGGAGAAGTTAGGGATTCAATTGATTGCCATACCACCTTTAGGAAGTGGAAATGGAGGACTGGTCTGGAGCGAGGTAAAGAAATTGATTGAAGAGAAGCTAACAGCAGTGGATGAGAAGGTGTAG
- a CDS encoding carbon-nitrogen family hydrolase codes for MKYSIYQMDIVPGNPSENRRKVQEWMEEEVRNSNPDTIVLPELWTTAYTLDSLEQYADQNGEPSKSFLRELAKKLNVNIIGGSVTNKVDGKFYNSSFVYNRSGELVYEYDKVHLVPMLNEHNFLSVGKAVPEVFELEGVKMGVIICYDLRFPEVIRSLALEGAQVLHIVAEWPSARTSHWRYLQIARAIENQMYVVSCNRIGSYDGVSFCGNSMVINPWGDILLEGSESNEESLRVSLDLEKVIQVRNDVPIFSSRVPHLYKKEN; via the coding sequence ATGAAGTATTCAATTTATCAAATGGATATAGTGCCTGGAAATCCAAGCGAAAACAGGCGAAAGGTTCAAGAGTGGATGGAGGAGGAGGTGAGAAATAGTAATCCCGATACAATAGTTTTGCCGGAATTATGGACCACCGCATATACACTTGATTCACTTGAACAATATGCTGACCAAAATGGAGAACCGTCCAAGAGTTTTTTACGAGAATTAGCAAAAAAACTCAATGTAAACATAATTGGTGGTTCAGTTACAAATAAAGTTGATGGTAAGTTTTACAATTCTTCTTTTGTTTATAACCGATCAGGAGAGTTAGTTTATGAATATGACAAAGTTCATCTAGTGCCTATGTTAAATGAACATAACTTTTTGTCTGTGGGTAAGGCTGTTCCTGAAGTATTTGAGCTCGAGGGAGTCAAAATGGGAGTAATCATATGTTATGATCTTCGTTTTCCAGAAGTGATTCGTTCGCTTGCGTTAGAAGGAGCCCAGGTATTGCATATTGTTGCTGAATGGCCAAGCGCACGTACCTCCCATTGGAGATATCTTCAAATTGCAAGAGCTATCGAGAACCAAATGTATGTTGTTTCATGCAACAGAATTGGGAGTTATGACGGGGTTTCCTTCTGTGGGAATTCAATGGTAATTAATCCTTGGGGAGATATTTTGCTAGAAGGTTCAGAGTCAAACGAAGAATCGTTACGAGTATCCTTAGACCTAGAAAAAGTTATTCAAGTTAGGAATGATGTCCCAATATTTTCAAGTAGGGTACCTCATTTATATAAAAAAGAGAATTAG
- a CDS encoding putative hydro-lyase has protein sequence MNPSNQRLIYRKNLDANTTSGLCNNYLQANLITLPKQYAFEFLLFCQRNPKSCPLIDVLEAGNVTPTIADADIRTDIPKYRVYENGVFSKEVLDICDVWEDDFVSFLIGCSFTFEKALKRAGIRMLHQEQNKVVPMFKTNIPCVKAGIFEGNMVVSMRALKQEEVMIATKITEQFKTSHGIPIHIGKPEEIGITNIHAPDYGESVIFDEKERLPVFWPCGVTPQNVCLHAKPTIMMSHAPGHMLITDRKEEYNSF, from the coding sequence ATGAACCCAAGCAATCAAAGATTAATATATCGAAAGAATTTGGATGCCAATACGACGTCTGGTCTATGCAATAATTATTTACAGGCAAACCTTATTACACTACCAAAACAATATGCGTTTGAATTCTTGCTATTCTGTCAGAGGAATCCTAAGTCTTGTCCTTTGATAGATGTCCTTGAAGCTGGCAATGTCACTCCAACCATAGCAGATGCGGATATTCGAACGGACATTCCTAAATACAGGGTTTATGAGAATGGGGTTTTTAGTAAAGAAGTTTTGGATATTTGTGATGTATGGGAGGATGACTTTGTTAGTTTTTTAATTGGTTGTAGTTTTACATTTGAAAAGGCGCTTAAGCGAGCTGGAATTCGAATGCTACACCAAGAACAGAACAAAGTAGTTCCCATGTTTAAAACGAATATACCTTGTGTCAAAGCTGGTATATTTGAAGGGAATATGGTAGTTAGTATGAGGGCATTAAAACAAGAAGAAGTTATGATTGCAACAAAAATAACTGAACAGTTTAAAACGTCACACGGCATCCCTATTCATATAGGAAAACCTGAGGAAATAGGGATCACCAATATTCATGCACCTGACTATGGTGAAAGCGTCATTTTTGATGAAAAAGAAAGGTTACCAGTATTTTGGCCTTGTGGAGTTACACCCCAAAACGTATGTTTACATGCAAAACCAACTATAATGATGTCACATGCACCAGGACATATGTTAATTACTGATCGAAAAGAAGAATATAATAGTTTTTGA
- a CDS encoding TRAP transporter small permease, with protein MLLNKFDTFLGKLLETITTIALSATVIITFLQVVYRYALQQPLSWSQEVLMICFVYSILFGSALAIKNKEHLTVDLYDNPSKWFSRILKTVEFIVVGVLIIVLIYYGYILVMENFASGQILGILPVKKAYVYMAVPISALFMLYFHIKKVFT; from the coding sequence ATGTTACTTAATAAATTTGATACGTTTCTTGGGAAATTATTAGAGACAATTACAACGATAGCTTTATCGGCAACAGTAATAATTACCTTTTTACAAGTAGTTTATCGTTATGCCCTGCAACAACCGCTAAGTTGGTCACAAGAGGTTTTAATGATTTGTTTTGTTTATAGCATTCTGTTTGGATCTGCGCTTGCGATTAAAAATAAAGAGCATCTAACTGTTGATCTATACGATAATCCTTCTAAATGGTTTTCAAGAATCTTAAAAACGGTAGAGTTTATAGTTGTAGGGGTTTTAATCATTGTGCTTATATACTATGGGTATATATTAGTAATGGAAAATTTTGCTTCAGGTCAAATTCTTGGAATTCTTCCAGTGAAAAAAGCTTACGTATACATGGCAGTCCCTATAAGTGCACTATTCATGCTATACTTCCACATTAAGAAGGTGTTCACATGA
- a CDS encoding TRAP transporter large permease, with the protein MIWLVVLLFILILLRVPIAFALGAVSIFGIMLTDIELLINVPRKVFSGIDNFTLVAVPLFILAGEIMTKGGISKRLIDFSKTIVGPLPGGLAMVVVLSSIFFSALTGTAIAAAAAIGGMMIPAMNKEGYDPRFSASLVATSSTIGPIIPPSIVLILYGVIASVSIGDLFIAGVIPGLLMGLGLMGYSYYIGKKKNYRSSDRKATFKEVIVGAKDAVLALLMPIIIIGGIVSGIFTPTESGVVAVFYSLVIGLFVYREISIKDLWKIMLDTAKTTATIVFLIGTASLFIWFLSFNQIPNQLIELMGPVSDNPIILLLVINIVLLISGTFIDTISAVSIFTPLFLPLVLAAGIDPVHFGIVLAVNLTIGMVTPPLGVCLFVTSSIAKIKVPKMFKYLFPQVAILIIVLIIVTYLPELILFPVGLLE; encoded by the coding sequence ATGATTTGGTTAGTTGTATTATTATTTATTCTAATTTTACTAAGAGTTCCAATTGCCTTTGCATTAGGAGCCGTATCTATTTTCGGAATCATGCTAACTGATATCGAGTTATTAATAAATGTGCCAAGAAAGGTTTTTAGTGGGATAGACAATTTCACCCTTGTAGCAGTACCTCTATTTATTCTTGCAGGTGAAATTATGACAAAAGGGGGAATTTCGAAACGTTTAATCGATTTTTCGAAAACTATCGTAGGTCCTCTTCCTGGTGGACTAGCTATGGTAGTAGTTCTATCCAGTATATTTTTCTCGGCTTTAACCGGTACAGCAATTGCTGCAGCAGCTGCTATTGGAGGGATGATGATTCCCGCAATGAATAAAGAAGGGTATGATCCCCGTTTTTCAGCAAGTCTTGTAGCTACTTCATCTACAATCGGGCCTATCATACCACCTAGTATAGTATTGATTTTGTACGGAGTAATTGCAAGCGTTTCAATAGGTGATTTGTTCATTGCTGGAGTAATCCCTGGTTTATTAATGGGCTTAGGCTTAATGGGATACAGTTACTACATTGGTAAGAAAAAGAACTATCGATCTAGTGATAGGAAAGCTACCTTTAAGGAAGTAATTGTGGGGGCTAAAGATGCAGTATTGGCATTACTTATGCCGATTATCATAATTGGTGGTATAGTCTCTGGCATTTTCACACCTACTGAATCTGGGGTTGTAGCAGTATTTTATTCATTAGTAATAGGTTTATTCGTTTACAGGGAGATATCGATAAAAGATTTATGGAAAATCATGTTAGATACAGCCAAAACTACAGCAACGATCGTATTTTTAATTGGAACAGCATCTTTATTTATATGGTTTTTATCATTTAACCAAATACCAAATCAACTTATAGAATTGATGGGTCCAGTATCTGATAATCCTATTATTTTACTACTTGTAATAAATATAGTTTTATTAATTTCTGGTACTTTCATCGATACGATAAGTGCTGTTTCTATATTTACTCCACTGTTCTTACCATTAGTTTTAGCAGCTGGTATAGACCCAGTTCATTTTGGGATTGTGTTAGCAGTTAACCTTACTATTGGTATGGTTACGCCACCCCTAGGTGTGTGTTTATTTGTAACATCATCTATCGCAAAGATAAAAGTACCAAAGATGTTTAAATACTTATTTCCACAAGTTGCAATATTGATTATTGTTCTAATAATCGTTACTTATTTGCCAGAACTGATTTTATTTCCTGTAGGACTACTTGAATAG
- a CDS encoding TRAP transporter substrate-binding protein has protein sequence MKKIIMLTVVAMFAIILAACSDSSSGESSGESKTIKLAHSGSETHQYHIAAKKFKELVDEKTDGELQIEIHPNATLGSEADVIEQVIGGSVEMTTVAADSSFANTVPEMNVFGIPYLFIDREHVYSVLDGEIGKDLLKMTSENSLKGLGYWEVGFRHLTNNQREIVTPADAEGLKIRVQPAPVWETHMKAIGASPTPVAFNELYSALDQGVVDGQENPLPTINSMKFYEVQKYISLTSHTYSPAIVVMNESFFDGLSEDHKKAVQSAVKETTDYQRQFLADKEEEIKQTLKENDVIITEPDREAFREATKNVKDAVSEEVPQELIDRIKEQ, from the coding sequence ATGAAAAAGATAATTATGTTAACAGTTGTCGCAATGTTCGCTATAATTTTAGCTGCTTGTTCAGATTCAAGTTCGGGTGAAAGCAGTGGGGAAAGCAAGACTATTAAGTTGGCCCATTCAGGATCTGAAACTCATCAGTATCATATTGCTGCTAAAAAATTCAAGGAATTGGTTGATGAAAAAACAGATGGGGAGTTACAAATTGAAATTCATCCTAATGCTACCCTTGGAAGTGAAGCGGATGTTATCGAACAAGTGATAGGGGGATCTGTTGAAATGACAACAGTAGCTGCGGATAGTTCTTTCGCAAATACTGTTCCAGAAATGAATGTTTTCGGGATACCATATTTATTCATTGATAGAGAACATGTGTACAGTGTGCTTGATGGTGAGATAGGGAAAGATTTATTAAAAATGACTAGTGAAAATAGCCTTAAGGGTTTGGGATATTGGGAAGTTGGATTTAGACATCTAACAAATAACCAAAGAGAAATTGTTACACCAGCTGATGCGGAAGGGTTAAAAATTCGCGTTCAACCTGCTCCTGTATGGGAAACACACATGAAGGCTATAGGTGCAAGCCCAACACCTGTCGCATTTAATGAATTATATTCGGCTCTTGATCAAGGTGTAGTAGATGGACAGGAAAATCCTTTACCAACAATAAATTCAATGAAATTCTATGAGGTACAAAAGTATATTTCTCTTACTTCACATACTTATTCACCAGCCATTGTAGTAATGAATGAAAGTTTTTTTGATGGTTTAAGTGAAGATCATAAAAAGGCTGTACAAAGTGCTGTTAAAGAAACTACAGATTATCAAAGACAATTTCTTGCCGACAAAGAAGAAGAGATTAAACAAACATTAAAAGAAAATGACGTAATCATTACTGAACCTGACCGTGAGGCTTTTCGTGAGGCGACTAAAAATGTAAAAGATGCAGTTAGTGAAGAAGTCCCGCAAGAGCTAATTGATAGAATCAAAGAACAATAA